The Enterobacter huaxiensis sequence TGTGGCTGGCGCTGGGGATTATTGGCGTGGCTGTCGCGGGTATGGGGGGCTGGCTTAAGTGGAGCGTTGTCGGGCTGGAGAGTTGGGATATCAGAGATGCCGTGCTCTTTTTCGGCGTTCACCTTCTGCTGATGACGCTTTTCCTGCTGCCATGGCTTCAAAGGCGTCTGGAGCCCGCGTCCACGGATCCGTTTTACAGCGATTTCTACGATAAAAGCTGGCATAACGCCCTGACATTACTCCTCATTTTTGTTTCGAATGGCCTCTTCTGGCTGGTGCTTTTCCTCTGGGCTGAAGTGTTCGAACTCATTGGAATACGCTTTTTTGATCGCCTTTTCTTCAATACTGACTGGTTTATTTCAGTGGCGATTGGCGTGGTTTCGGCAAGTGCAGCAGTGCTGGCCCGCGTCCAGGTACGGCTGATTCTGGCATTGCAGAAGCTGCTCACGCTTATTGCAACTGGCCTGCTTCCCCTGATGGCAGCGCTGGCGCTGCTCTTTATTGGCGCATTGCCCTTTGTTGGCTTTGAGGCCATTTCAGCGCGGATATCCGCAGCGGGATTGTTAACCACGCTAGCACTATTGCTGCTATTTCTGGTAACGATAGTCTGGCATCCGCAACGTCAAGCGCTTCCTTACTTCGCCCACCTTCGTGGAATGGTTCGACTTGCCGTCGCTATCTCGCCTGCTTATCCCGTCCTCGCTGCCTGGGCGCTTTGGCTGCGTATTTCACAGTACGGCTGGTCGCCAGAGCGCCTTTACGGCGTGCTGATAACGACGGTGGCGCTTGTATGGGCCGTCGGTTTTTGCGTCAGCGTTGTGTTTAACCGCCGTGAACCGCAAAAGATTCAGGCGTACGTTACACCGGCCGCTGGTTTGCTTTCTCTCGCCTTCCTGATGTTGATCCACACCCCTGTGCTTGACCCGTGGCGTATCAGCGTTGCAAGCCATATGGCCCGCTATCAGGACGGCAGAATAACTGCGGATCAGGTTAGCCTGTACATGCTCAGCAACGCCGGACGAAAGGGTCGAGAGGCAATGCTCACGCTTCAAAACGATCCGCAGTTTACCGCTAACCCAAAACGCCAGCGTGAGGTAAAGGGGCTACTCTCCGGAAGTCGTGACGGGGCAGGGAAGATGACCGCTGCGATGCTGGAAAAACAGATCCAGCTTGCGCCGGGAATGGCCCGTCCTGATAAGGCATTGTGGCAAGCCATGCTCAGCAATCAGTATCGCTTTGAGAGCTGCGATAGCGCCCAGAGTAACTGTTTACTCATGCCGCTCGATCTAAACGGAGACGGCAAGCCGGAAGCCGTTCTATATCAATTTACCGATCGCACCATAATGGCCTACACACAAACCGATACAGGCTGGAGGATCGCCGGGGACGCGTGGAAAATGCCGGAGAGGTTGACCAGAGAAGAACTTGACCGCGCATTACGGCAGGGAAAGGTGAAATCTGTCGTGAAGCCCTGGGCGGATATTGAGATTTTCGGGGAACGTGTCGATATGAGTTACGACAGTTACAACAACGCGCAGTGGCGTTAGCGCTCTTTCTTGCCGGGTGGCGCTACGCTTACCCGGCCTGCAATTGGCAATAATATCAACATATTGCACAATTCATTGTAGGCCAGAGCAAGCATAGCGCCGCCGGGCGACAGGCTCAGATCTTAGTGAACCTGCGGATCCGCCGGGGAGGCGTTATTGCGGATCTCGGCGATATCCATCGAGTTGAACACATAGTGAGAACCGCAGTAGTCACAGTGCATATCGATTTCACCGTCTTCTGCCATGATGCTGTCGATCTCTTCATCCGGCAGAGTTTTCAACGCACCCGCACAGCGCTCGCGGGAACAGGTGCACTTAAACTCCACGGCCTGCGGATCGTATACCGTCACTTCTTCTTCGTGGTACAGACGCCACAGCACGTCTGTCGCAGAGAGGTTGAACAGCTCTTCCGCTTTGACGGTTTCGGTCAGGGTCGCCAGGTGTTCGAAATCATTGGTCTGCGCATCCTGAGCAGGCAGAACCTGCAGCAGCATACCGCCCGCAGCAGGCTGGCCATCCACTTCACCGGTACGAATGAACAGGCGGGTTGGCAACTGTTCGGAACGCATGAAGTAATCTTCCAGGCAGGCGGCCAGGGTGTCGCCTTCCAGACCCACAACGCCCTGGTAGCGCTCGCCTTCTTCCGGCGAAATGGTGATCACCAGGTAGCCATTGCCTACCAGCGTTTTCAGGTCAGCGTTTTCAGGAACCTCGCCCTGAACGCGCGCAACGCCGCGCATCTGCTGCTGGTTGTTACCGTTGATCACGGCCAGCGTCATTGGGCCATCGCCCTGCAGCTGCACAGTGATATCGCCGGCAAATTTTAGCGTGGCGGTCAGCAGGCTGGTGGCAACCAGCAGTTCGCCCAACAGGTTTTTTACCGGCAGCGGGTAGTTGTGGTTCTCCAGTATCTGTTTCCAGGTTTCGGATACGGTGACCAGCTCGCCGCGAACGGCGAATTGTTCAAACAGATAGCGGTGTAATTGGTCGTGTTGGGCCATTTTAGTCTCTCGTGCGGGTGAGGTTACTCGGTCTCACCGTGTTTAAATTTCATCAGATCGCGGCGCTCTTTTTTATCCGGACGCCGGTCCGGGTGAGGCATCGTCAGCGCATTCATCTTGCGCGCCAGCGCGGTCTTCTCGCGCTTCTCAATGCTTTGAGCCGTCTCTTCGTAAAGCAAAACGGCTTCGGTTGCGGGCCGCCGCTGTTCGGTAATGGCTTTCACCACCACCGTTTTTTCATCGTTGCCCTGGCGCAGCGTGAGCGTGGCATTCAGCTCAACCAGTTTGCTCGGCTTGCTGCGCTGGCCGTTGTAATGCACTTTTCCGCCGTCAACCATCTCTCGGGCAAGGGCACGCGTTTTATAAAAGCGGGCGGCCCACAGCCATTTATCCAGTCTTACCCCATCAGCGGGTTTTTCTTTCATGGCGTCTCCTTCACGGTGAGTGAGGGGATCATCCGGCGATAGTCGTTCATCCCCGGATGGCGAAGGTAGCTTTTATCCGCCAGTACAGAATCAGGGTTGGTGACGCCCAGACAATAGCGAATGCCAAACGTCGCGGCGGCATCCAGAATCGGTTCGCTGTCGTCGATAAATAGCGTACGTTCCGGCTGTAAGCCGGTCTTCTCCGCCACCGCATGCCACAACCGCTGATCCTCTTTCGGATAACCAAATGTGTGGGTGGAAAGTAATAAATCAAGGTGTGAAGAAAGACCCGTATGCTCAAGCTTCACGGCCAGATTATGCGGATGCGCGTTGGTCAGCAAAATACGGCGCTTGCCGCTTGCCTTCAGTGCATCCAGAAACGGGACCGTATCTTCGCGCAGCACTGCGCGAGGCCCCTGGGCGGTGGTCATGGCACAAATATCCAAACCGAGTCGCTCGCTCCAGTAGTCGAGACAGTACCATTTTAGCGTATGCTGCACCGCGCTATATTGCGAACGAATGAATTCCTGCGCTTCCGCCGGGGAGATGCCCTGCTGTTTACCGTACGTTTCCGGCACCAGCTGTTGCCAGAAGTAGTTATCAAAGGCGAGATCGAGCAGCGTGCCGTCCATATCCAGCAGGACGGTATCGACCTCCTGCCAGGCGATATCAAGATGCATAAGGGGAACTCCAGCCAGAAGAAACGTGCGCGACAGGGTAGCACAACTTGTCGCGCCGTGAGGTTATCCGATCAGGCTCTCTGGGGCAGGGATAAGTTTAGGATTGAGGCAATTTTCGTAGTACTGCTGGATCTCAGCCAGACGGGTACGGGAACGTTGATAGCGGCGTAAGGCCATAAAACCGTTCCAGAAAATGCACACCAGCATGGCCATCATCAGCAGGGAGGTGCCGATATAACGCCACAAACCTGCGCTATCCGGCATCCGGTGAAGGTCGATATGGCGGGTGCCGTTAGCATCGGTGAAGATCCCGGTCACAATCCCTTCCGCGCTGAATGGCGTCTGCATCAGCATCTGTGCCAGACGCTGAAACTCGCTCCACTGCTCCTGCGCAGGGTAGTCGTAGAGGGCAACCTGCGGATAAGGCTGATCGACCAGGTCGCTGCCTTCATCGCTGACAATCACAAACCCGCCCGGTGCCGGGCTGTTCAACGCCTGAGCCGCACGCGTGGTTTCTCGCATCACGAACGGCGCGGTGGAGGTTGCCACCAGGTTATCCAGCGATTCGGCGCTGACCGGACGCAGCAGCACGTTTACGCCGTCCAGCCGGCCCGCTTCAGCGCGTTTAACCAGCGCGTCCCAGTCCTTGCTGTTGCCCAGGTTCACCAGCGCGTTTTTAAGCCGCACGCACTCGTCCTGAGCGGAACACAGGTCTTCGGTTTTCAGTACGATTTCGCCAAAATCATCCAGCAACACCATGCCTGATTTTTGAATCGCCGAGCGCAGGGCAGGGCTGACGCGTGAATCATCTTCCGGTTTCGGATGCAGCTGGCGATTGACCGTCTGGGTCAGCGCGGTGGCTTTACTGACCACGTCGGATTCCGGCAGCGGCAGCGGCGGGGCTTCATTCCAGATAATTTGCGAGCAGTCGAACGGCATAAACGGCGAGTTCTGACGGGTGTTCCAGGCGCCTGGGGAGTGAATGTTGCACATACCGGTGCCTTTCAGGCGCAGCGTATCGCCCACGCGCACGCCGGCTTCTTCCAGCTGCTTAACGCTGGTGGCTTCTACGGTTTGCGCCCCTTTGATCCACGACAGGGTGAACTTGATCGGCATATCCAGCGGCACGAAAAGGAGCAGCATCCCAAAGACCAGCGCAGCGCCGCCGGCAATGACCGAGCTGCGAAGCCAGTGCTGGAGCGGGAAGTTTTTCACTTCGTCGTGCAGGGATAAATAGCGTCCCTGGCGCACCACATGGCGGTCGAGGTAGATATCGATATCCGTTTTATGCCCTAAATCCTGGGCAATCCACGGCTGCCAGTGGCGCGGGTAGATGAGGTCAATGATGCCGAGCGAGATGTTGTTGATATGCTCCTGATCGTTCTCGCCGAACAACCCCCAGCGCTTTGGCGTGCCGCGCAGGCAGTGAATTTCACGCAGGGACGCTTTCGCCGGAGGAGCAAAGAGGCCCCACAGCCCGGCGGCGAGTAACAGCACGGCGCCGCCTGCGAGCCAGGGGACGAACACGTCTGGCGTCAGCAGGCAGAAGAAAAAGAGCAGGAACGCGGCGACGATCAGCACCGCTTCACGAATGCCGTCCGGGCGGCTCAGGGCGTACTCTTCGTGCGTCTCCTGGCGAATGTTCAGCAGCTCGATCTGCTCAGTCTCTTCACCGCGAATGCTGGCCTGCGTTGCGCTCGCGCGTTCCAGCGCAAAGCGCGGCGCTTCCTGAACATATTCGCTCAGGGTATGGCCGTTAAGTGAGATAACCAGCGGCAGCGAATCGGTATGTATCAGCTCTACGCTGTTTTCATCGTTGATGTACTGTTCCCAGAAGGGAGGCAGATGCACCTCGACAGAATCGAGGTAATAGCGCCATTTATTGGGATCGTCGGTGGTAATACCGTAGCGGGTGATCGAGCGCGTCACGCACAGAACGGTGTCGCTCTGCGTGTTCAGATTGAGCGAGATCGGTGCCGCACTTGCCCCGGTTGGCCCAGGCGACTGCTGAGAACGGTTCAGGTTTTCAAGGTACTGTTCTACGGCGCCGCGCTCTTCTGGCGCCAGCTTACGCGTTGTTGCCCCTGCGAAGGCATTCAAAAAGGGCAACCGATATCGGCGCTGTATACGACGCCTGTATGTCCACCCTGCCACCAGCACAGCGGCTAGCATCGCAGCGAGAACAATCAAAATGGTGCTCATGCTTTCCCCATCTTACTTATCTTCAGGTGTAGTCAATTGCACCTTTAACATGAATGAGAGTCTGTGGTTGGCTATCGGCAAGTATGGAGTCGAGCTCGAGCATTTTGACGCGCATCCCAGTGACCGATGATGATAGCAAAGCCTGCCATGGCGCGATATCAGCAAATTCCTGGAAACATTTCAACCTCTTGACATTTGTTTTGAAATAGGGATTGATTCCTGTTACGTTGCACAAATGTAAATAAAGAACAATTGACATTGCCCAAACCGTGCGGCATATCGCACAATAAAGCCAGTTCACCCAGCAAAGACCCATCAAGATGAGCAAACCACTACAAAAACCCACCATTCTGAATGTTGAAACGGTTGCCAAATCGCGGCTGTTTAATGTTGAAAGCGTGGACCTGGAGTTCAGCAACGGTGTGCGTCGCGTTTATGAACGTATGCGCCCCTCTTCGCGCGAAGCGGTGATGATTGTTCCTATTGTCGACGACCATCTGATCCTGATCCGCGAATATGCAGTGGGAACAGAATCTTATGAGCTTGGGTTTTCGAAGGGGCTTATTGACCCAGGCGAGACCGTGTTTGAAGCCGCGAACCGCGAGCTAAAAGAAGAGGTAGGTTTTGGCGCGAACGAACTGTCGTTCCTGAAAAAGCTGAGTATGGCGCCGTCCTACTTTTCCAGCAAAATGAATATCGTGGTGGCCGAAGATCTTTATCCTGAATCGCTGGAAGGCGACGAGCCGGAGCCGCTGCCGCAGGTTCGCTGGCCGCTGGCGCACCTGATGGATTTACTGGAAGACCCGGACTTCAACGAAGCGCGCAACGTGAGCGCCCTGTTCCTGGTGCGCGAGTGGTTGAAGGGGCAGGGGCGGCTCTAGTGGCCTGATGCCCTCACCCCAACCCTCTCCCACGGGAGAGGGAGCACACACAAAAACGGCAACCAGAGGTTGCCGTTTTGCTTAGCTGTCAGAACAGCTCGTGCGTCTCGCCGTTATCAATCAGCTCCGTACCCACTTCATGCACCGCCTGCGTGGTGGGCTGCGTGCCTTCAATGAAATACTCTTCGCGGCTGTTACCGCCACTGGCGAGCTGTCCTGTGCTGCGGTCAATGTTGACCGTCACCACGCCAGGCGGAGGCGTCAGCGGCTGCTCCGGCACGCCTTCCAGCACGGATTTCATGTACGCATCCCAGGCCGGTTGTGCACTCTTCGCGCCGCCCTCGTAGCCGGAAATCTGATCTTTAATCGCGCCGGAAGCGGTGGTGCGGCCTAAATCCCGGCGGTGATCGTCAAAGCCGATCCAGACGGAAGTCACGACGCCCGGGCCATAACCGGAGAACCACGCATCTTTCGAGCTGTTGGTGGTCCCCGTTTTGCCGCCGATGTCGCGGCGCTGCAAATCACGACCCGCACGCCAGCCCGTACCCTGCCAGCCCGGCTCGCCGAAGATATTGGTATTCAGCGCGCTTTTAATCAGGAACGACAGCGGGGTGTTGATCACGTGCGGAGCGTACTCCTGCGCGCCGGTCTGTGCGACCAGCGCCTGGTTAGCCTGCTCGAGCTGTGGCTGCGGTACGGCGACGTTCTGCTGCTCCTGAGAGCGCGCGACGTCCTCCATGTCCTTGTTTTCAAGCACGTCAGACTTCTGCGTATCGCCGTATATCACCGGAATATCGCACTCAGGGCAGGCAATTTTCGGCTTCGCTTCGAACAGCACGCCGCCCTGGTCGTTCTCGATCTTACTGATGAAATAAGGATCGACCAGGAACCCGCCGTTGGCCATCACCGCGTATCCGCGCGCGACCTGAAGCGGCGTGAACGAGGCGGAGCCCAGCGCCAGTGATTCGGTATGGACGATATTTTGCGCCGGGAAGCCGAAGCGCTGCAGATACTCTGCCGCGTAGTCGACGCCCATCGCGCGCATCGCGCGAACCATCACCACGTTTTTCGACTGTCCCAGACCCTGACGAAGACGGATTGGGCCGGCATACTGTGCAGGGGAGTTCTTCGGCTGCCAGTCGGAGCCGGCACCGGCATCCCAGCGGGAAATCGGCACGTCGTTGAGGATGCTGGCAAGCGTCAGCCCCTTGTCCATCGCCGCGGTGTAGAGGAAGGGCTTAATGTTAGAGCCGACCTGACGCAGCGCCTGGGTGGCGCGGTTAAATTTGCTCTGGTTGAAATCAAACCCGCCGACCAGCGCCATCACCGCACCGTTTTGCGGGTTGATGGAAACCAGCGCAGAGTTGACGTCCGGCACCTGTGCCAGCCACCAGGTATCGCCCACCTGGCGAACCCAGATTTGCTGGCCCGTCTGCACCGCGTCGGTCACTTTACGCGGCGTCGGGCCTTGCAGGGTGTCAGAGCGATACGGGCGCGCCCAGCGGATCCCGTCCATGCGCAGCGAGACGGACGTCCCGTCAGCCATCATGGCGACCGCTTCCTGCGGATCGGCTTGTGTGACAACCGCCGGCAACAGTGGGCCATAGGTTGGCAGGGATTTTAGGGAATCCGTGATTTTCTTGCTGTCCCACGCGCTTTCGCCCACTTTCCACAGCACGTTCGACGGGCCGCGGTAGCCGTGGCGCATGTCGTAATCCATCACGTTGTTGCGGACCGCCTGCTGTGCCGCCTGTTGTACGGGGCGGGTCACGGTGGTGTAGACACGATAGCCATCTTCATAGGCCTTCTCGCCGTAGCGGCTCACCATCTCCTGGCGAACCATCTCGGTAAGATATGGCGAGGAGAAGGCGATTTCTGGCGCATGGTAGTTGGCATCAATGGCCATGTTACGCGCCTGGTCGTACTCGGCCTGGCTGATGTAGCCTTCGCTCAGCATACGGGACAGCACGACGTTACGACGCGACGTTGCACGGTCCAGAGAGTAGAGCGGGTTAAAGGTCGACGGCGCTTTCGGCAGGCCAGCAATGGTGGCCATTTCACTCAGGGTGAGCTGCTCAACCGGTTTACCGAAATAAACCTGTGCGGCAGCACCCACGCCATAGGCGCGATAGCCGAGATAGATCTTGTTGAGGTAAAGCTCAAGGATCTCGTCTTTGCTCAGCAGCTGCTCGATGCGGATCGCGAGGAACACCTCTTTGATCTTACGCATCAGCGTCTTTTCCGGGCTCAGGAAGAAGTTACGCGCGAGCTGCTGCGTAATGGTACTCGCCCCCTGTGACGCATGGCCGGAGAACAGCGCCACGCTGGCTGCACGGAAAATACCGACCGGATCGACCCCGTGGTGCTCGTAAAAACGGCTGTCCTCGGTGGCGATAAAGGCTTTCACCATCACGGGTGGAATTTGGTTTAAGGTCAGCGGGATACGGCGTTTTTCGCCATATTGCGCCATGAGTTCGCCATCGGCGCTATAGACCTGCATTGGGATCTGGAGCCGCACATCACGAAGCGTGGCGACATCAGGCAGCTGCGGCTCAATATATTTGTACAAACCATAAATCGAGCCTGCTCCCAGCAGAATGCAACAGACTGCAAGGATCAATAAATACTTTACGAACTTCACCGGAGATTTCCCATTTGGTTTCACTTGGGCAGTTTCTAAACAATCGCGCGGTAGTATAAAGGCAAGCCTGATTCATTGATATAGCCGTCGACCTGACGGGCGATAAGGAGATCGTGAAGTATGGCTTTCAAAACGTGGCAAACGGGCGTTCATATTCAACAAGATAAGGTGCATATCGTTGCACTGACCCGCGAGAAGGCAGGGTGGCGTTTACGGCGCTGGTGGGCCGTCCCTCTGTCGGAGGGCATCATCCGCGAGGGGAAAATTAGTAAGCCAGAACAGCTGGTTGATGCACTACGGGACTGGCGGCGCGCGCTGCCCCATCACCATCGGATATACCTCTCATTTCCCGCGGCGCGCACGCTGCAACGGTCGCTACCCCGCCCGTCAATCACCCTTCGCGACAGCGAGCAGGTCTCCTGGGTGGGTGCCACTCTTTCGCGAGAGCTGGAGATGTCCGCCGACGTGCTGTGCTTTGACTATGCCGAGGATACGTTCAGCAACACCTTTCACGTCACAGCGGCGCAAAGCAGGGAAGTCGACGCGCTGTTATCACTGGCGAAAACCCTCCGTTTGCGGCTAGCGGCTATCACGCCGGATGCAGGGGCGCTGCGCAATCTGCTCGCTTCGGTGGCACCTTTGCAGTGCGTTACCTGGCGGGACGAGAACCAGTGGCTGTGGGCGATGCGCCACCAGTGGGGGCGCCGCTTCACCACCGACGCGGCTGACGTCACGGAACTGGCCGCGCTGCTCGCGCTCTCTCCTGCAGACATCGCGCACTTTGATGCGGCTCGCGATCCCTGGGAAGCGGTGACGTGCTGCCAGCCGCCTTTACCCGAGAGCGGCGCTGATTTTACCGTCGCGCTGGCGTTAGCCATGAGCGAGGCGGCTGAATGAGCATGGCGAACTTATTACCGTGGCGACAGCAGCGCCGGGCGCGCTGCCTGCGATTCTGGCTTGCGCTATCTGCAGCCAGCCTGCTGATGATGCTGGCTGCAGGCTGGGGCGTGCGGACGATCTACGCTCTGAAAGCACGTGCGCTTCAATCCGAACTGGCGGCAATAACCGCGGTTCAACAGGCGCTGAAAACGCGCCAGCGCCCGGCCACGGAAACGGCTGAGGCCACGCCTGAACCGCCGGCTGTGAACTGGCAGCCAGCGCTGGAATCACTCGCTGATGCGATGCCCTCCCGGGCCTGGCTTTCAGGCTTACGTTATCAATCTTCCTCACTTGAGGTAACGGGATATGCCGCCGCTCTCCCGGCGCTTGCCGCCATGACGGAGGCGCTGAAGCAGGTCGCAGGTTTTAGCCCTGGTCACGCCGGTGCGCTGCAGCAGGATAGCCAGGGGCGCTGGGTATTCACTTTTCAGCTTAATCGCCGGGGGTAGGCCGTGGAGTACTTCGTACAACGCTGGCTGGCAAGCCGTCCTTCCGTGCGGCTGGTCTGCTGGTGCACCGCAGCGGGGGTTATCGGGCTGGCCGTCTGGGCGCTAACGGTTCGCCCAGCCTGGCGGCAGTGTGCCGAGCTTGGCGCGCTATCTCTGCGCGCCGCCCGGTCCAATGTCGCGCTGTGGCCGCAGGCCAGACGACATCCGCTGGTATCCGAGACGCGCGTGACGCAGGACATTCAGCCCTTTTCCCCTCTGGATTATCAGGGGAAAGGCACGAGGCTTGTGCACTGGAAGCCGCAGCAGAACGGCGGGGAATTGGCGTTGAGCGCCCCGTGGTCAGAAATTCCGGCGCTGTTTTCTCGTCTGGCGACGCAAGCGGTCAAGGTCAGGGCTTTTACCCTTGTGCCGGGGGAGGGGCAGCTACGCCTGAACCTGCAGCTGGAGACCGATCGTGCGCACTGAGCTTTGCTTGATTCTGTGTTCGCTGCTCTTTCTGACAGGCATGCGCGATCCCTTCCAGCCGCCGGAGGATAGCTGCTCGGTCGGGCAGCTCGCGCAGTGGCGCTATCAGGGGATGGCCAGCGGCAGCGCGGATACCGGATTTTTGCTGGATGCACAAAAGCGCTGGCACCGGGTGAAAAAAAATGAACGCTTATCGCCCGGCTGGAGGGTAAGCGCAATGGATAAACAAGAACTGACCGTTGATGTCGGCGACATGTGCGAGCCGACACGATGGACATGGCAACGAGAAGGAACGAAAGCGCGTGAAAATAAGGATACTGCTGTTGCTGACGGTACTGAGCCAGCCGCTGTTAGCCGCCGGGCCCAGGCCGGTTACCCTCGTGGTGGATGATGTCCCGATTGTGCAGGTGCTTCAGGCGCTGGTGGCGCAGGAGAGCCGAAATCTGGTTGTGTCGCCAGACGTGGCGGGCTCGCTTTCGCTGAATTTGACGCGGGTGCCGTGGCGCCAGGCGCTTCAGACGGTAGTGACCAGCGCCGGGCTTGTCCTGCGTGAAGAGGGCGGAATTTTTTATGTGCACACGGCGGCTTGGCAGCGCGAGCAGCAGGCGCGTAGGGAGCAGGAGCAGGCCAGGCGGCTGCTTGAGGCACCGCTGGTCTCACACACTATTCCGTTTACCTGGGCAGACGCCGGTGAGGTGCAAAAAGCCGCAGAGAAACTCCTGAGCCCAAAGGGAAGTTTATCCGTCGACAAGCGCACTAACCGTCTGCTGGTGCGCGATAACCAGACCGTGGTGGCGTCTCTCCAGCGCTGGGCGGAACAGATGGATCTCCCCGTCGATCAGGTGGAGCTTTCGGCGCATATCGTGACCATTAACGAAAAAAGCCTGCGCGAGCTGGGGGTGAAATGGAATCTTGCGGAGGCCACGGAGGCAGGCAAGGTTGGGCACGTCACGACCCTCGGTGCGGATTTGTCGGTCGCCAGCGCCACCACCCACGTCGGGTTTAACATCGGACGCATCAACGGCAGGCTGTTGGACCTGGAGTTGTCGGCTCTGGAGCAAAAGCAGCAGGTTGATATCATCGCCAGCCCGCGTTTGTTGGCCTCGCATATGCAGCCGGCCAGCATCAAGCAGGGGAGCGAAATACCGTATCAGGTCTCCAGCGGCGAAAGCGG is a genomic window containing:
- a CDS encoding PilN domain-containing protein, with protein sequence MSMANLLPWRQQRRARCLRFWLALSAASLLMMLAAGWGVRTIYALKARALQSELAAITAVQQALKTRQRPATETAEATPEPPAVNWQPALESLADAMPSRAWLSGLRYQSSSLEVTGYAAALPALAAMTEALKQVAGFSPGHAGALQQDSQGRWVFTFQLNRRG
- the pilM gene encoding pilus assembly protein PilM; the protein is MAFKTWQTGVHIQQDKVHIVALTREKAGWRLRRWWAVPLSEGIIREGKISKPEQLVDALRDWRRALPHHHRIYLSFPAARTLQRSLPRPSITLRDSEQVSWVGATLSRELEMSADVLCFDYAEDTFSNTFHVTAAQSREVDALLSLAKTLRLRLAAITPDAGALRNLLASVAPLQCVTWRDENQWLWAMRHQWGRRFTTDAADVTELAALLALSPADIAHFDAARDPWEAVTCCQPPLPESGADFTVALALAMSEAAE
- a CDS encoding HofP DNA utilization family protein, with the protein product MRDPFQPPEDSCSVGQLAQWRYQGMASGSADTGFLLDAQKRWHRVKKNERLSPGWRVSAMDKQELTVDVGDMCEPTRWTWQREGTKARENKDTAVADGTEPAAVSRRAQAGYPRGG
- a CDS encoding HofO family protein translates to MEYFVQRWLASRPSVRLVCWCTAAGVIGLAVWALTVRPAWRQCAELGALSLRAARSNVALWPQARRHPLVSETRVTQDIQPFSPLDYQGKGTRLVHWKPQQNGGELALSAPWSEIPALFSRLATQAVKVRAFTLVPGEGQLRLNLQLETDRAH
- the hofQ gene encoding DNA uptake porin HofQ; translated protein: MKIRILLLLTVLSQPLLAAGPRPVTLVVDDVPIVQVLQALVAQESRNLVVSPDVAGSLSLNLTRVPWRQALQTVVTSAGLVLREEGGIFYVHTAAWQREQQARREQEQARRLLEAPLVSHTIPFTWADAGEVQKAAEKLLSPKGSLSVDKRTNRLLVRDNQTVVASLQRWAEQMDLPVDQVELSAHIVTINEKSLRELGVKWNLAEATEAGKVGHVTTLGADLSVASATTHVGFNIGRINGRLLDLELSALEQKQQVDIIASPRLLASHMQPASIKQGSEIPYQVSSGESGATSVEFKEAVLGMEVTPVVLPGGRVRLKLHISENMPGQVLQQADGETLAIDKQEIETQVEVKSGETLALGGIFSQKNKTGSDSVPGLGKIPWLGQLFRHDGKDNERRELVVFITPRLVGIH